In a genomic window of Rhinoderma darwinii isolate aRhiDar2 chromosome 10, aRhiDar2.hap1, whole genome shotgun sequence:
- the LOC142661448 gene encoding suppressor of cytokine signaling 3-like, translated as MFISLTMVTLRWNCFHRRFCPSSILAAMSSQAAQLSYHYKSFCGDYERVETALERLEATGYYWSTLSGTEAKKLLSDQPVGSFLIRDSSDHHHLFTLSLRTSAGITNLRIKLEGTSFYLETVAGAESPPTFPCVVKLVEHYMRLTAAGESDSNLCYIEGKEHPVPLMLTQPLNCKVVSLQYLCKRTVVASMPAEASGSDGNLEELPVSKMLRNAFPN; from the coding sequence ATGTTCATTAGTTTGACGATGGTCACACTTCGCTGGAATTGCTTCCATCGCCGCTTCTGTCCATCATCCATCCTTGCAGCCATGAGCTCACAGGCTGCCCAACTGTCTTACCACTACAAATCTTTCTGTGGAGACTATGAAAGGGTGGAGACAGCACTTGAGAGGCTGGAGGCCACTGGCTACTACTGGAGTACCCTCTCCGGTACTGAAGCCAAAAAGCTCTTATCTGATCAGCCTGTTGGATCCTTTCTTATCCGTGACTCTTCAGACCATCACCACCTGTTTACCCTCAGCCTTCGCACATCTGCTGGCATTACCAATCTACGTATTAAACTAGAAGGTACTTCTTTCTACTTGGAAACAGTAGCGGGAGCAGAAAGTCCTCCAACATTTCCATGTGTGGTGAAGCTGGTTGAACATTATATGCGCTTGACAGCAGCAGGAGAGTCTGACTCTAATCTGTGCTACATTGAAGGTAAAGAGCATCCTGTCCCTCTTATGCTTACACAACCACTAAATTGTAAAGTGGTGTCTCTACAGTATTTATGCAAAAGGACAGTGGTGGCCAGCATGCCTGCAGAAGCTTCCGGTTCCGACGGGAACTTGGAAGAACTTCCTGTGTCTAAGATGCTCCGGAATGCCTTTCCAAACTAG